A single region of the Oleispira antarctica RB-8 genome encodes:
- a CDS encoding Methyl-accepting chemotaxis sensory transducer precursor, which yields MSEEQDSTHWKTPALTVIPAAFAFLYLVVTAANVGLSAVVAVIGVVLSIVLGWVLLSKHEVQDGNAIETERLVKALNVCNTNVMLADANNEICYTNESVNIMMKNAEAAIRSELPNFNSASLIGTNMDVFHKNPAHQKSMVASLNKTYKTHIVVGGRTLGLIATPIFSDDELRLGTVVEWSDKTDELAKEHDEQQVVKENIRIRKALDVCNTNVMMADENLNIVYMNKAVSDMMIEAETDLKVALPHFKAHELMGVNIDVFHKDPSHQRGMLEKLTHVYKTTIEVGIRTFSLIATPVFEEGQRLGTVVEWLDKTETLAQEIAEKIVADTNARVKQALDSVSGNTMIADNDFNIIYMNAAVQGMMSHAEGDIQKDLPHFDANNLVGKNIDTFHKNPAHQRDLVAKMTGTYKAHIVLGGRTFVLIANPIENEQGERIGAVVEWLDRTDEVAVEKEVDGLVQAAINGDLSHRLETSNKEGFFLSLADGLNNLVGIAEDVVNDTARVLDALANGRLTETITADYQGSFGKLKQDSNATVVKLTEIITNIRESASTVSIGANEIAQGNADLSQRTESQASNLEETASSMEEMTSAVKQTSENSIHATELAVSASKQAAQGGEVVSRAVMAMDEINQASNKIADIIGVIDEIAFQTNLLALNAAVEAARAGEQGRGFAVVAGEVRSLAQRSAGAAKEIKELIRDSVDKVSAGTNLVNESGKTLKDIVSSVKRVTDMIEEISIAAHEQSSGIEQVNSAISQMDEMTQQNAALVEEATAAGEAMAEQSRGMMNLMDFFTLNNSATSMEGYVNRPSISAPTNSTHFNPVSQKPVTQKSSHSREGAIVSDSADDEWQEF from the coding sequence ATGTCTGAAGAGCAAGATTCAACACATTGGAAAACGCCAGCACTAACGGTTATTCCAGCCGCATTCGCATTTTTGTATTTGGTGGTTACGGCCGCTAACGTCGGTTTGTCTGCCGTAGTCGCTGTAATAGGCGTTGTTCTATCTATCGTTTTGGGCTGGGTGTTGTTATCCAAGCATGAGGTGCAAGATGGTAATGCCATTGAAACTGAGCGGTTAGTGAAAGCGCTGAATGTGTGTAATACCAATGTGATGTTAGCAGATGCTAATAATGAGATTTGTTATACCAATGAATCCGTCAATATTATGATGAAAAACGCCGAAGCGGCTATTCGCAGTGAACTTCCTAATTTTAATAGTGCCAGTTTAATTGGCACTAATATGGATGTTTTTCATAAAAATCCTGCTCATCAAAAAAGTATGGTTGCGAGCTTAAATAAAACATATAAAACACACATTGTGGTGGGTGGTCGTACTCTTGGCTTAATTGCTACGCCTATTTTTTCAGATGACGAATTACGTTTGGGAACGGTGGTTGAGTGGTCTGATAAAACAGACGAATTAGCGAAAGAACATGATGAGCAGCAAGTAGTAAAAGAAAATATTCGTATTCGAAAAGCGTTAGATGTTTGTAATACCAATGTGATGATGGCGGATGAAAATCTAAACATTGTTTACATGAATAAAGCCGTAAGTGACATGATGATTGAGGCCGAAACCGATTTAAAAGTGGCGCTACCCCATTTTAAGGCTCATGAATTGATGGGGGTTAATATTGATGTTTTCCATAAAGATCCATCGCATCAGCGTGGTATGTTAGAAAAGTTAACGCATGTATATAAAACCACGATCGAAGTAGGAATACGTACGTTTAGTTTAATCGCAACGCCTGTATTTGAAGAAGGCCAACGTCTAGGCACTGTCGTCGAATGGCTTGATAAAACAGAAACTCTTGCGCAAGAAATTGCAGAAAAGATTGTGGCTGATACCAATGCTCGAGTAAAACAGGCGCTGGATTCTGTTTCAGGTAATACCATGATCGCCGATAATGACTTTAACATTATTTATATGAATGCCGCGGTGCAGGGCATGATGAGTCATGCTGAAGGAGACATACAGAAAGATTTACCTCATTTTGATGCGAATAATCTGGTCGGTAAAAATATTGATACCTTCCATAAAAACCCTGCTCATCAGCGCGATTTAGTCGCTAAAATGACAGGGACTTATAAAGCACACATCGTTTTGGGGGGGCGAACGTTTGTATTGATTGCTAATCCGATTGAAAATGAACAAGGCGAACGCATAGGTGCTGTAGTGGAATGGCTGGATCGTACCGACGAAGTGGCTGTTGAAAAAGAAGTCGATGGTTTGGTGCAAGCGGCGATTAATGGCGATTTATCGCATCGTTTAGAAACCAGCAATAAAGAAGGTTTTTTCTTAAGTCTGGCCGATGGACTTAATAACTTAGTCGGCATCGCTGAAGACGTCGTTAACGATACCGCACGAGTATTGGATGCTTTAGCTAATGGGCGATTAACAGAAACCATTACGGCTGATTATCAAGGCTCATTTGGCAAGCTCAAACAAGATTCTAATGCGACGGTAGTCAAGCTCACCGAGATTATAACGAATATTCGTGAGTCGGCCTCGACGGTCTCGATAGGTGCCAATGAGATTGCTCAGGGTAATGCTGATTTGAGTCAACGGACTGAATCACAAGCGTCAAACCTTGAAGAAACAGCGTCTAGTATGGAAGAGATGACCAGTGCGGTGAAGCAGACCAGTGAGAATTCTATACATGCAACTGAGTTGGCTGTTTCAGCCAGTAAGCAAGCGGCACAAGGTGGGGAAGTTGTGAGCCGTGCAGTGATGGCAATGGACGAGATTAACCAAGCCAGTAATAAAATTGCTGATATTATTGGAGTCATTGATGAGATCGCCTTTCAAACAAATTTATTAGCCTTAAACGCCGCGGTAGAAGCAGCACGAGCAGGAGAGCAGGGCAGAGGCTTTGCCGTTGTGGCCGGGGAAGTACGAAGTCTCGCTCAGCGTTCGGCGGGTGCCGCGAAAGAAATTAAAGAACTGATTCGTGACAGTGTGGATAAGGTCAGCGCGGGAACTAACTTGGTTAACGAGTCAGGGAAAACATTAAAAGATATTGTATCCTCGGTGAAGCGAGTAACCGATATGATTGAAGAAATCAGTATTGCAGCCCACGAGCAGTCATCGGGAATAGAGCAGGTCAATAGTGCAATTTCGCAAATGGATGAAATGACACAACAAAATGCGGCGCTAGTAGAAGAGGCAACAGCTGCGGGTGAAGCTATGGCAGAGCAATCCCGAGGCATGATGAACCTGATGGATTTCTTTACCTTGAACAATTCAGCGACCAGCATGGAAGGTTATGTTAACCGCCCCTCTATTTCTGCACCGACCAATTCTACTCATTTTAATCCCGTTAGCCAGAAACCTGTCACACAAAAGTCTTCTCACTCCCGTGAAGGCGCTATTGTGAGTGATTCAGCCGATGATGAATGGCAAGAGTTTTAA
- a CDS encoding CheW-like protein, whose amino-acid sequence MINAAQKNKNDKGSSINTSGTSDDEQQYLTFIMAGEEYGVDILAVQEIRGWEPTTVIPNAPSYIKGVINLRGTIVPIMDLRSRFNLERIEYSPVTVVIILKVETERGERVMGIVVDAVSDVHSISDSDTRNSPDLIEDLNTEFIRSLVSVDDSMIILLDVQRLLTIDKQLVDLAADAIVDTQ is encoded by the coding sequence ATGATAAATGCAGCTCAGAAAAACAAGAATGATAAAGGCTCTAGTATTAACACTTCAGGTACGAGTGATGATGAACAGCAATATTTAACTTTCATTATGGCAGGAGAAGAATACGGCGTTGATATTTTAGCGGTTCAAGAGATACGAGGCTGGGAACCAACCACGGTTATTCCAAATGCACCCAGTTATATCAAAGGTGTTATTAATCTACGAGGAACCATCGTTCCCATTATGGATTTGCGAAGTCGATTTAATTTAGAGCGTATTGAATACAGCCCAGTGACCGTGGTTATTATTCTTAAGGTCGAAACCGAGCGTGGCGAGCGGGTTATGGGAATTGTTGTTGATGCAGTATCCGACGTTCACTCGATCAGTGATTCTGATACCCGTAATAGTCCCGATTTAATAGAAGATTTAAATACCGAGTTTATTCGCAGCTTGGTTTCGGTAGATGACAGTATGATTATTTTATTGGACGTACAGCGACTATTAACGATTGATAAGCAATTAGTAGATTTAGCCGCTGATGCAATAGTCGATACCCAATAG
- a CDS encoding CheA signal transduction histidine kinase, translated as MSIDLSQFHQVFFEESFEGLDIMESSLLALDLADVDAETINTIFRAAHSIKGGAGTFGFMQISGFTHVLETLLDEIRGGAREIEQEHVDIFLQCVDCLRGLMSDLQAGSEPEMTQANELKSKFEIILAGEAVCVDSEAATGSAIENQSFDSDPASGSDSRKKGWKIEFIPCEDVLCTGNEPYRMFRELKDLAEAEAGSLDVIPHLEALPEFSGMHPEMCYLSWTVFVRADVELADIEEIFEWVVDDCEIRYERLSDTEVVEASVAVESKVENSAVEESIAVEETVEETIEKTVAIAEAPSPKAANKTVENTSIRVSIDKIDGLINMVGELVITQSMLGQLGQEFDMSRIQRLQEGLSQLEQNTRELQESVMKIRMLPISFAFSRFPRLVHDLSKQLEKEVELVMIGENTELDKTVMEKIGDPLVHLVRNSLDHGLECPQQRLENGKSSIGTITLNAYHHGGSIVIEVKDDGAGLNKDRIRNKAIEKGLIAEDEHLTDGQIYDLIFQPGFSTADVVSDVSGRGVGMDVVRRNIAELNGSIDVSSTPGEGSVFSIRLPLTLAILDGQLVKVGEEIYIFPLVSIVESIQLEKSMLNNITGNQFVMQLRNDFVPIVCLQDIFNIKAEKKDLEGAMLVVVEGDNGKVGIVVDELLGQQQVVIKSLEKNYQKVDSISGATILGDGTVALIVDISGLNNKSPDKKSDNQTQAA; from the coding sequence ATGAGTATTGATCTCTCGCAATTTCATCAGGTTTTCTTTGAAGAAAGTTTTGAAGGCTTGGATATTATGGAGTCCAGTTTATTAGCACTGGATTTAGCGGACGTTGATGCTGAAACTATTAATACTATTTTTCGTGCGGCGCATTCAATTAAGGGAGGCGCGGGCACTTTTGGCTTTATGCAAATATCCGGTTTTACTCATGTACTGGAAACATTATTAGATGAAATTCGAGGGGGGGCACGGGAAATAGAGCAGGAACATGTTGATATTTTTTTGCAATGCGTTGATTGCTTGCGAGGCTTGATGAGTGATCTGCAAGCAGGCTCCGAGCCTGAGATGACTCAAGCTAATGAACTGAAAAGTAAGTTTGAGATTATTTTAGCCGGAGAGGCTGTCTGTGTTGATAGTGAGGCCGCGACCGGATCGGCGATAGAAAACCAAAGCTTTGATTCAGACCCAGCGTCAGGTTCTGACAGTCGTAAGAAAGGTTGGAAAATTGAGTTTATTCCCTGTGAAGATGTTTTATGCACCGGTAATGAACCTTATAGAATGTTTCGTGAGCTAAAGGATTTAGCCGAAGCGGAAGCGGGCAGTCTTGATGTTATTCCTCATTTAGAGGCATTACCTGAATTCTCTGGGATGCACCCAGAGATGTGCTATCTCTCTTGGACTGTATTTGTGCGTGCCGATGTAGAATTGGCTGACATTGAAGAAATATTTGAATGGGTTGTAGACGATTGCGAAATTCGCTATGAACGCCTTTCAGACACAGAAGTGGTTGAAGCATCGGTTGCTGTTGAATCAAAAGTTGAAAACTCTGCCGTCGAAGAGTCAATCGCCGTTGAAGAAACGGTAGAAGAAACGATAGAAAAAACGGTGGCGATTGCAGAAGCACCATCCCCTAAAGCAGCCAATAAAACAGTAGAAAATACCTCTATACGCGTCTCCATAGATAAGATTGATGGCTTGATCAATATGGTGGGTGAGTTAGTTATAACTCAATCCATGCTCGGTCAGTTGGGCCAAGAATTTGATATGAGTCGAATCCAACGTTTACAAGAAGGCTTGTCGCAGCTTGAGCAAAATACTCGCGAGCTGCAAGAAAGTGTGATGAAAATTCGCATGCTGCCAATCAGTTTTGCGTTCAGTCGTTTTCCTCGCCTGGTTCATGACTTGAGTAAACAGCTTGAGAAAGAAGTTGAGCTGGTAATGATTGGCGAAAATACCGAGTTGGATAAAACGGTGATGGAGAAAATTGGCGATCCTCTGGTTCACCTTGTGCGCAACTCCCTTGATCATGGCTTGGAGTGCCCACAACAACGGCTTGAAAATGGTAAGTCCAGTATCGGTACTATTACGCTAAACGCCTATCATCATGGTGGTTCTATTGTTATTGAAGTGAAAGATGATGGTGCGGGTTTAAACAAAGATAGAATTCGCAATAAAGCGATTGAAAAAGGATTGATTGCTGAAGATGAACATCTGACTGATGGTCAGATTTACGATCTTATTTTTCAGCCAGGATTTTCAACCGCCGATGTAGTGAGCGATGTCTCTGGCCGAGGTGTGGGAATGGATGTGGTGCGCCGAAATATTGCAGAGCTTAATGGCTCTATTGATGTTTCGTCAACCCCAGGAGAAGGCTCAGTTTTCTCAATTAGACTGCCACTTACGTTAGCAATTCTTGATGGTCAGTTGGTTAAAGTGGGCGAAGAAATCTATATTTTCCCCTTGGTCTCTATTGTGGAATCTATTCAGCTAGAAAAATCGATGTTGAATAATATTACCGGTAATCAGTTTGTGATGCAGCTGCGTAATGATTTTGTTCCTATTGTTTGCTTGCAAGATATTTTTAATATTAAGGCAGAAAAGAAAGATCTTGAAGGCGCGATGCTGGTGGTTGTAGAGGGTGATAATGGCAAGGTAGGTATTGTCGTTGATGAACTGTTAGGCCAGCAACAAGTCGTGATTAAAAGCCTCGAGAAAAACTACCAAAAAGTCGATTCGATTTCCGGTGCCACAATTTTAGGGGATGGTACTGTTGCCTTAATTGTGGATATCTCGGGTTTAAATAATAAGTCGCCAGATAAAAAATCTGACAATCAAACTCAAGCTGCTTAA
- a CDS encoding CheY-like receiver protein — protein sequence MATILAVDDSASMRQMVTFTLKGAGYDVQEACDGSEALNIAKTQKFDLVLSDVNMPVMDGIQLVTELRTLPEYKFVPILMLTTESSGDTKMAGKKAGATGWIVKPFNPDQLLNTIKKVLG from the coding sequence ATGGCAACCATTTTGGCGGTAGACGATTCTGCATCAATGCGACAAATGGTCACGTTCACGTTAAAAGGTGCAGGCTATGATGTTCAGGAAGCTTGTGATGGCAGTGAAGCTTTAAACATCGCTAAAACGCAAAAATTTGATTTGGTCTTGTCGGATGTGAATATGCCCGTTATGGATGGTATTCAATTGGTTACAGAGCTACGCACACTGCCTGAGTACAAGTTTGTGCCGATTCTTATGCTAACAACAGAGTCTTCTGGTGATACAAAAATGGCGGGTAAAAAAGCAGGTGCGACGGGCTGGATTGTTAAGCCATTTAATCCAGATCAGCTATTAAATACCATTAAGAAAGTATTAGGTTAA
- the cheD gene encoding CheD chemotaxis protein has protein sequence MTALNNNVSQPEQPPLSQDFTHINRYWDNLHQVWAAKILPGELYVSTHGEMISTVLGSCISVCIRDKKKGIGGMNHFMLPQNNEFSSESWGTNPITSASRYGNWAMEYLINAILKCGGEKKNFEVKVFGGGQMMARMTDIGQKNILFVYQYLAEEKLRIEASDVGDIYARKVLYFPDTGCVKVRRIKHIKNDTIIRRETEYEQHVKVVDEAKPDASNVELF, from the coding sequence ATGACCGCGTTGAATAATAACGTCTCTCAGCCTGAACAGCCTCCTTTAAGTCAAGATTTTACACATATAAACCGTTATTGGGACAATCTTCATCAAGTCTGGGCGGCTAAAATATTGCCGGGTGAATTGTATGTGTCTACCCATGGGGAAATGATTTCAACTGTATTAGGATCTTGTATTTCGGTGTGCATTCGCGACAAGAAAAAAGGGATTGGAGGCATGAATCATTTTATGCTGCCGCAAAATAATGAATTTTCTAGTGAGAGTTGGGGGACTAATCCGATTACTTCAGCGTCTCGTTACGGTAATTGGGCGATGGAGTATTTGATCAATGCTATTTTAAAATGCGGTGGTGAAAAGAAAAACTTTGAAGTGAAAGTTTTTGGTGGTGGTCAGATGATGGCAAGAATGACTGATATTGGCCAAAAAAATATCCTATTTGTGTATCAATATTTAGCAGAAGAAAAACTGAGGATTGAGGCCAGTGATGTGGGTGATATTTATGCTCGAAAAGTTTTGTATTTTCCTGATACGGGTTGTGTAAAAGTTAGGCGTATAAAACATATTAAAAACGATACAATTATTCGTCGTGAAACTGAATACGAACAGCATGTGAAAGTTGTGGATGAAGCTAAGCCTGATGCGAGTAATGTCGAGCTATTTTAG
- a CDS encoding Chemotaxis-specific methylesterase, protein MVKIRVLVIDDSALIRQMLTEILNSRDDIDVVGTAEDPFIAREKIKQLSPDVLTLDIEMPRMTGLQFLKNLMRLRPMPVIMVSTLTERGAPETLEALELGAVDYICKPKAKTETKLRIFADDLVSKVRMASTARVRPFEQNKTRVPVARSSATFSKVIAVGASTGGTEAIKELLTSVPENCPPILITQHIPKVFSTSFAERLDRCLAMEVFEAQEGMIIRSGCVYIAPGDYHLTIAKSGTKMVCRIIQTEKVNRHRPAVDVMFNSILEAYGPNVVAVMLTGMGNDGAQGMLKLKQAGAVTYAQDEATSVVWGMPQAAYNIGAVDELLPLQKITERMLWSAQKK, encoded by the coding sequence ATGGTTAAAATTCGTGTATTGGTAATTGATGATTCTGCACTCATTAGACAAATGCTAACAGAAATATTAAACAGTCGAGATGATATAGACGTTGTAGGCACTGCTGAAGATCCTTTTATTGCTAGAGAAAAAATAAAGCAGTTATCGCCCGATGTATTAACTCTAGACATTGAAATGCCGAGAATGACGGGGTTGCAGTTTTTAAAAAACCTAATGCGCTTGCGCCCTATGCCTGTGATTATGGTTTCTACATTAACTGAACGTGGTGCGCCGGAAACGTTAGAGGCTTTAGAGCTGGGTGCTGTCGATTATATTTGCAAGCCTAAAGCGAAGACGGAAACCAAGCTTAGAATATTTGCCGATGATCTCGTAAGTAAAGTAAGAATGGCATCAACCGCTCGGGTGCGGCCATTTGAACAGAATAAAACCCGTGTTCCTGTCGCTCGATCAAGTGCCACGTTTTCTAAAGTGATTGCTGTGGGTGCTTCTACTGGAGGAACGGAAGCTATTAAAGAACTGCTCACGTCGGTTCCTGAAAATTGCCCGCCCATTTTAATTACTCAGCACATTCCTAAAGTATTCAGTACGTCTTTTGCTGAACGGCTTGATCGCTGTTTGGCGATGGAAGTATTTGAAGCCCAAGAAGGTATGATAATTCGTTCTGGCTGTGTGTATATAGCACCTGGCGACTATCACTTAACGATTGCCAAGTCGGGAACTAAGATGGTTTGTCGTATTATTCAAACGGAAAAGGTAAACCGTCACCGACCTGCTGTTGATGTAATGTTCAACTCAATATTGGAAGCTTATGGCCCCAACGTTGTGGCCGTTATGTTAACGGGCATGGGGAATGATGGCGCTCAGGGAATGCTTAAATTAAAGCAAGCGGGCGCGGTGACTTACGCGCAAGATGAGGCGACGTCGGTTGTCTGGGGGATGCCTCAGGCGGCATACAATATCGGCGCTGTCGATGAATTGCTTCCTCTGCAAAAAATTACTGAGAGAATGCTTTGGTCAGCGCAAAAAAAATGA
- a CDS encoding Response regulator containing a CheY-like receiver domain has protein sequence MKILIADDNASDRLLLSKIISKQGHDVVEAEDGKHAIDCYLEDAPDIILMDVMMPVLDGKAAAKEIKRIAGEDLIPIIFLTSLIDAQSLADCLESGGDDFLTKPYNHIILKAKIDAFVRMKNMHGILQKQRDTIAANNQHMLQEQHVAKAVFDNVAHSGCLDAANIKYMLSPLAVFNGDVLLAARKPSGGMHVLLGDFTGHGLPAAIGAMPVAEIFYGMTAKGFGLRNILREINTKLKNILPVGFFCCAAVVDLSFTKRNISMWMGGVPDCYLLSENGTQLKSIRSQHLPLGVLSTAQFDDEMTEHSMDFEDRLFMWSDGVVEARDGHGNMFGGERLRAVFENDLAPDLLFEAVKASVSAFVGESEKDDDTTIIELKMVGEEALEKSESVSAQGAVMAPSDWKIEYELGVDSLKHFNPLPLVMHIMMEVPALRAMGGQLFTVVSELFSNAFEHGVLKLDSALKSTSAGFTEFYTLREQRLAELTSGFINISMSHVSEHGRTGVFKLSIEDSGDGFEYPTEAYQHQLQINKKTQGSNKFSGRGLPLVYSLCHSLEYIGCGNKVVAEIHWPHKNTA, from the coding sequence ATGAAAATCCTTATTGCTGACGATAATGCCTCAGATCGATTATTATTGAGTAAAATCATCAGCAAACAGGGTCATGATGTTGTTGAGGCAGAAGATGGTAAGCATGCTATCGATTGTTACCTTGAGGACGCGCCTGACATTATTTTAATGGATGTCATGATGCCGGTACTTGATGGTAAGGCTGCGGCAAAAGAAATTAAGCGCATTGCAGGTGAAGATTTAATTCCTATTATATTTTTAACTTCACTTATTGATGCTCAAAGTCTTGCGGATTGTTTAGAGTCTGGTGGTGATGATTTTTTAACCAAACCTTATAACCATATTATTCTTAAAGCTAAAATAGATGCATTTGTTCGTATGAAAAACATGCATGGTATTTTACAGAAGCAGCGAGATACTATTGCTGCGAATAATCAGCACATGTTGCAGGAGCAGCATGTTGCAAAAGCGGTATTTGATAATGTTGCGCACTCAGGTTGTTTAGATGCCGCTAATATTAAATACATGCTGTCTCCTTTAGCGGTATTTAATGGTGATGTTTTATTAGCCGCCCGTAAACCTTCTGGTGGTATGCATGTACTTTTGGGCGACTTCACGGGCCATGGGTTGCCAGCGGCGATTGGGGCAATGCCAGTAGCTGAAATATTTTATGGTATGACCGCAAAGGGTTTTGGGTTGCGTAATATTCTGCGAGAAATTAATACCAAGCTTAAGAATATTTTACCGGTAGGCTTTTTCTGCTGCGCAGCGGTTGTCGATTTAAGTTTTACCAAACGCAATATTAGTATGTGGATGGGAGGCGTTCCTGATTGTTATTTACTCAGTGAAAACGGTACTCAACTAAAATCGATACGCTCTCAGCACTTACCTTTAGGGGTGCTTAGTACTGCGCAATTTGATGATGAAATGACCGAGCATTCGATGGATTTTGAAGACCGCTTATTTATGTGGTCTGATGGTGTTGTTGAGGCACGCGATGGCCATGGCAATATGTTTGGTGGAGAGCGTTTGCGGGCCGTTTTTGAGAATGATTTAGCTCCTGATTTATTATTTGAAGCGGTTAAGGCCAGTGTCAGTGCTTTTGTTGGCGAGTCGGAAAAGGATGATGATACAACCATTATTGAATTAAAAATGGTGGGTGAAGAGGCACTGGAGAAATCAGAGTCGGTATCAGCTCAGGGAGCCGTCATGGCTCCTAGTGATTGGAAAATAGAATATGAACTCGGCGTTGATTCATTAAAGCACTTCAACCCACTGCCTTTAGTCATGCATATAATGATGGAAGTCCCAGCATTGAGGGCCATGGGTGGGCAATTATTCACCGTTGTTTCAGAGTTGTTTTCTAATGCTTTTGAGCATGGGGTGCTTAAATTAGATTCTGCATTAAAATCAACATCTGCAGGCTTTACCGAGTTTTATACTCTGCGTGAGCAACGGTTAGCTGAGCTAACATCGGGGTTTATTAACATTAGCATGAGTCATGTTTCCGAACATGGACGAACAGGTGTATTTAAACTTAGCATTGAAGACAGTGGTGATGGGTTTGAATATCCTACAGAGGCTTATCAACATCAGTTGCAAATTAATAAAAAAACTCAAGGTTCTAATAAGTTTAGCGGTCGTGGCTTACCTTTGGTTTACTCTTTATGTCATTCATTAGAGTACATCGGGTGTGGTAATAAGGTAGTCGCAGAGATACACTGGCCACATAAAAATACTGCATAG
- a CDS encoding Methylase of chemotaxis methyl-accepting protein, CheR-type has product MPNAHAAVDYREKEFPMTSKDFERIADLAGRYTGIVLGEHKHDMVYGRIARRVRKLNLSSFTAYLDFLEANLQQELSNFINVITTNLTSFFRENHHFDFLYKTVLAEVKRKNHATKRVRIWSAGCSTGMEPYSIAMTLIKFGIPADWDVKILATDLDSDVLDKARTAVYSVNEVDGLAEGVVKNYFQRGGTGKEVRVKERVSQFVHFKRLNLLENWPMKGPFDFIFCRNVVIYFDKPTQKILFDRYAELLSVGGYLFIGHSENLHGISDRFENLGNTVYRKIR; this is encoded by the coding sequence ATGCCTAATGCTCATGCAGCTGTCGATTACAGGGAAAAGGAATTCCCTATGACAAGCAAAGACTTCGAGCGGATCGCAGATTTAGCAGGCCGTTATACCGGAATTGTATTAGGCGAGCATAAACACGATATGGTTTATGGCCGAATCGCTCGTCGAGTTCGCAAGTTGAATCTATCAAGTTTCACGGCTTATTTGGATTTTTTAGAAGCCAACCTTCAGCAAGAATTATCGAATTTTATTAATGTTATTACGACAAACTTAACCTCATTTTTTAGAGAAAATCACCATTTTGATTTTCTTTATAAGACGGTATTAGCAGAGGTTAAAAGAAAGAATCATGCGACGAAGCGCGTGCGAATTTGGTCTGCGGGTTGCTCGACAGGGATGGAGCCCTATTCAATAGCGATGACGTTGATTAAGTTTGGCATACCAGCTGATTGGGATGTGAAAATATTAGCAACGGACTTAGATTCTGATGTGCTAGATAAAGCACGAACTGCTGTGTACTCAGTCAATGAGGTTGATGGTTTAGCAGAAGGGGTTGTTAAAAATTATTTTCAACGTGGCGGCACAGGAAAAGAAGTAAGAGTAAAAGAAAGGGTGAGTCAGTTTGTTCATTTTAAGCGTTTAAATCTGCTAGAAAACTGGCCAATGAAAGGGCCGTTTGACTTTATATTTTGTCGAAATGTTGTGATCTATTTTGACAAGCCAACCCAGAAAATATTATTTGATCGTTATGCTGAGCTGTTATCGGTAGGAGGCTATCTATTTATTGGTCATTCTGAAAATTTACACGGCATCAGTGATCGCTTTGAAAATTTAGGAAATACTGTTTATAGGAAGATACGCTAA
- a CDS encoding probable Hpt, which yields MDKTSHFDTEALAMLEEIMEDEFPELIQVFIADSDPRVPAMQSGLDERSSSILRDIAHSFKGASSNLSALPLADLCFQVEEKARDNNLDGIQPLITAIDAEYQSVKSILMSLIK from the coding sequence TTGGATAAAACCTCTCATTTTGATACTGAAGCACTCGCGATGCTAGAAGAAATTATGGAAGATGAGTTTCCTGAATTAATTCAGGTATTCATTGCCGATTCTGATCCTAGAGTACCTGCCATGCAATCTGGATTGGATGAGCGAAGCAGTTCAATTCTCAGAGATATAGCTCATAGTTTTAAGGGCGCATCGAGCAATTTATCGGCTTTGCCTTTGGCTGACCTTTGCTTTCAAGTAGAAGAAAAAGCGCGAGATAATAACCTTGACGGTATACAGCCATTAATCACCGCGATTGATGCCGAATATCAATCGGTTAAATCTATATTAATGTCTCTAATTAAATAA
- a CDS encoding Anti-sigma factor antagonist, which yields MGVQSNIDSSGKELTIKIGGRFDFSAHQEFRDAYENISTAVSRYVVDLGNTSYLDSSALGMLLLLRDHAGGDNASIKIVKCNEDVRKILTISNFEQLFTIQ from the coding sequence ATGGGTGTTCAGTCGAATATTGATAGTAGTGGAAAAGAGCTAACGATTAAGATTGGTGGCCGCTTTGATTTTAGTGCGCATCAAGAATTCCGCGATGCTTACGAAAATATTTCAACGGCTGTTAGTCGCTATGTTGTCGATTTAGGCAATACATCGTACTTGGATAGTTCGGCATTGGGGATGTTGTTATTACTTCGAGATCATGCAGGTGGAGATAATGCCAGCATTAAAATAGTTAAGTGTAATGAAGACGTACGAAAAATATTGACGATTTCTAATTTTGAACAGCTGTTTACAATTCAATAG